Genomic window (Arcobacter sp. F2176):
TTCTCTTCATTTAGAAATATCTTCTCTTGTTCTGTTGCTATTTTATTTTTATTCCCATTATACAAATTCCAGTTAAGGTTCAATCTTGCTGCAACATTTTTTGTTGTTCCATCTCCTAACAAATCTATATCTTTATCATATGATGCTCTTAATTCAAAGTTTAACTTTGGTAAAAACTCCCCTTTTGCTTGTGCTATCTTCTCTCTTTGTGCTTTTATCTTCTCTATTTGTTCTTTTATTTTACTATTATTTAATACTGCCCGTTTCACAGCATCTTCTATTGTTTTTGGTACTTTTTTCTCATCTATTATTGGTCTACAAACCCTTCCTTTTGGCTCTTTCCCTACATATCTTCTATATGATGCTATTGCTGTATCTTTTTTATCTTCTTCATCTATATATTTGTTTTTTACCAAATGCAATTTTGACGATACTTGATAAGTCTCTAATATCTCTCCACTTATCTTCTCATTTTCTTTTGCTATAATCATATTATCTTCATTTACTTTTACCATATTTTTGGTTACTCGTAATATCTCTTCACTTTTTACTAAATCTGTATATACTTTTATTGATTCTAACACTGTTGATTCTATTGCATCAAAGCTTCTATATTTATTTGACAAATCCTCGTATCTTGATTGTGCTACTTGCGATGGTGTTATCCCTCCATCATACAAATATTGTTTTAGAATTAGTGTTGCTAGCATCCCATCTTGTGTCGTCCATTCTCCATCTGTATTTGAACTCTTCCTATCTTTATTATCCCTTGATCGTTCTATATATGTCTCTAAATCTAAAGTTGGCAAGTAATTACCCTCTCTATCATCTACATATTTACTGTATCCTTTTTGTTGTTGCAACTCTGCTTGAATAGTAGGGTTATTAATCATTACAGCAGATACTGTTTCTTTTAAACTTACGGCATTTAAACTTAAATTTACAACTAACATTGTAATTAAAAATAAAAAGAATCTATTTTGCAAAGTATTTCCTTATAAGTAGAGTAAAATAATAATATATATTATTATAACCTAAAAAATCCAATTTGAGACTATAAAAATAGTGAAAATTTCAAATTAATAAGTAATTTAATTATTTTTTTTGATTTAAATTACTTTAATTATAATAAATAAAAAATTCATTTAATTATTTATTATAACTAGAAGTAGTATCAAAGTAGTATCAAAAAAGAAAAAATATAAGAGAAATATAGAAAACTAATTATTTTCTATATGGTTTGAAAATAATTAGTAATCGAGGAAGAAGAAGTAAAGCTGAGCATAACATTGCAATCATAACAATTACAGTTAATAATCCAAAATAAATAGTTGGTATAAGATTTGATAAAACTAAAATAGAAAAACCAAGTACTACTACTAAGGTAGTATAATACATAGCATAACCAATACTTGCATGAGATCTTTTCATAGCTTCAATATAATCATGGTCAACTTTAAACTCTTCTTTAAATCTATGTATATAATGAATAGTATCATCAACCCCTATTCCTATACTAATAGCAGCAATTGTTATTGTCATAATATCCAAAGGAATTCCAAGCCATCCCATTATTCCAAATACAATACCAATAGGTACAATATTTGTAATAATAGCAATAAGTGCCACTTTTATTGATCTAAATAAAATAATAAACATCAAGAATAAAATAGCAATTACAAATCCTAAGGTTTTGATTTGAGAATTAAAAAGTGATTGGAGCATATTATTATACAAAACCATAATTCCAGTTACTTTGTAACTTGCTTCACTTTGTGGAATCATTTCTTTTAAATCATTTTTAATCTTATTTAAAAAATCATTTCTTCTAAGATTTGGATTTGAATCTATTATTCTAAGGCTAAATCTAGCTTCATTTTTCTTAATATCTATATAAGGAGACAGTATTAGATTCTTGTATTTTTCAGGTAATTTGTTATATAAAAGAGCTAATTTAAAACCATCAAGAGGCTCACCTTTGTTTAAAGTTTTGCCTATTTTTAATAGTGTTGCTAAAGACTGAACATTACCTACTGAATCTAGGCTTTCTAAATAATTGTGTACTTTCATAATCAAAGCCATCTTATCTTCTGTAAACCAATACTGGGCATCATTTGAAGTTGATTCAAACTCATCTTCAAAAGAGAAATCATCAGAAGAAGACTCTTTTTTAGCTTTCTTTTCAACTTTGAAATCTAAGATAATATCTAATGGTGTTGTTCCACCAAGTTTTTTGTCAATTACTTCCATACCTTTGTATATCTGTGTATCTTTTTTAAAATAATTAATAAAAGAATTCTCAACTTTTAATTTTGTAGTTCCAGTTAAACTAAAAACAATAATCAAAGCTGTTCCAATAAAAATGTATTTTGATTTATTTTCTACTATATATGAACTAAAAGAAGTCAAAGAAGAATGATTTTCAAGTTTTTTGTGGGGTCTTTTTATCTCACTCATTATTAAAATTGTTGGAAAAACAATAAATGAAATAAACAAAGACATTGCAATACCTGCACTCATCATCCAACCAAGATTTATAACAGGTACAATTCCAGAAAATACCAATGAACCAAAACCAGCAATAGTGGTGATAATTGCAAAAAACGATGGATTTAATTTTGATAGAATTGTGTTAATTACTAATTTATATTGACTAGCATGTACAAATCTTCCGCTTAACTCTCTATATCGTACTATAAGATGTAACACAATTGAAATAGTAATTATTAACTGTAACGCAATAAAATTAGATGAGATAACAGTAATCTCCCAACCAAATAGCCCCAATATTCCTGAAGTTGCAATAACGGATAATATACAAATTAATATAGGTAGAGTTATCCAAATAACTTGTCTAAATATTACCCATAAAACAAAAATCAAAATAAATACAAGCGTAGTTCCATAAACAGCTAAATCATTTTTTACAAAGCTAATAACATCATTAGCAATCATACTAGTTCCACCAAGGAATAGTGTTGCTTGATTGTCATATTTTTTTATTATTGTTCTTACATCTAAAATATTTTGATGTTCTGCTTTTCTAAGTTTATCTCTATATATTTTGAACTCATTTTTTACGCTCTCAAGTTCAATAGCCTCAGGGTTAGTAATAGTTCCATCCCTTTGTTTTTTAATTAAAGCATTTCTTTTGTCCAAAAAGTCAAAATATTCATCATCTCTAATTAGATTTATAACTACTGATGTGGTTTTAAAATCACTACTTACAAGGGCATTTTTATACAAAGGACTTGTAAGAAATTCTTTTTTTGCAAGTTTCTTATCGACATCTTTATCTTCTAAAAGATTTACCTTATCAACAAGGTCTTTTATCTCTCTAACAGGTGATTCGAGCATAGGAACAGTTAAAATTGATGTTACTAATTCTACTCTTGGGAGTTTTTCTAAATCACTTGAAATATCTCTTATCAAATCTAAACTACTCTTTGATAATAAGTCATTTTTAGGACTTACAGTTAAAACTAAAATATCCCTATTTTTATATCTTTTATTAACTTCTCTTGTTAGTTTTAGGTCTTTGTCATTTTCTAAAAGTAGCGTTTCTGAAGAGGCATCTATTTGTAGTTTTGTAGCGTAGTATCCTAAAAAAGATATAAGTAAAAGAAGAGCTACTAAAACTTTTTTAGGATTGTTTAAGATAAATTTATCAAAAAATGATTTCATTAATTATTTGTTTTTGTATTTAAAGTAAGCAATAAATCTTTAAAACTTTTATTTTTCAAATATCCAGCAAACTGTTGTCTATATGTTTGCATAATACTAACTCCGATAATATTTACATCATAAATAAGCCAATCATCATTTGATTTTTTATAAAATTTGTACTCTATCTCATACTTTTCATCTTTTCCAATTAGATATGTTATTAGTCTAATTCTTTTGGGATTTAATTTATCTATACCATCAATTTGTATTTTTTGATTTGTATAAAGATCCAGTTTATCAATATATGAGTTTTTTAATTTTGTTTCAAAAAGCTTTG
Coding sequences:
- a CDS encoding TolC family protein, producing MQNRFFLFLITMLVVNLSLNAVSLKETVSAVMINNPTIQAELQQQKGYSKYVDDREGNYLPTLDLETYIERSRDNKDRKSSNTDGEWTTQDGMLATLILKQYLYDGGITPSQVAQSRYEDLSNKYRSFDAIESTVLESIKVYTDLVKSEEILRVTKNMVKVNEDNMIIAKENEKISGEILETYQVSSKLHLVKNKYIDEEDKKDTAIASYRRYVGKEPKGRVCRPIIDEKKVPKTIEDAVKRAVLNNSKIKEQIEKIKAQREKIAQAKGEFLPKLNFELRASYDKDIDLLGDGTTKNVAARLNLNWNLYNGNKNKIATEQEKIFLNEEKKNLDDITGEIVSNVKSLYGKNERYKARINEIEEYVKANTNIVDIYKEQFSAGTRTFIDILNAQDELFESVKTLIEIEYNRIVNYYQLMYNFSSLTDNVLESKNQNCEEIKPRIIEYEPDKQNKSTQEDLDSLISDTDSSIIESFKLSEEKNKKHLNDVKTDKQTL
- a CDS encoding RND family transporter — encoded protein: MKSFFDKFILNNPKKVLVALLLLISFLGYYATKLQIDASSETLLLENDKDLKLTREVNKRYKNRDILVLTVSPKNDLLSKSSLDLIRDISSDLEKLPRVELVTSILTVPMLESPVREIKDLVDKVNLLEDKDVDKKLAKKEFLTSPLYKNALVSSDFKTTSVVINLIRDDEYFDFLDKRNALIKKQRDGTITNPEAIELESVKNEFKIYRDKLRKAEHQNILDVRTIIKKYDNQATLFLGGTSMIANDVISFVKNDLAVYGTTLVFILIFVLWVIFRQVIWITLPILICILSVIATSGILGLFGWEITVISSNFIALQLIITISIVLHLIVRYRELSGRFVHASQYKLVINTILSKLNPSFFAIITTIAGFGSLVFSGIVPVINLGWMMSAGIAMSLFISFIVFPTILIMSEIKRPHKKLENHSSLTSFSSYIVENKSKYIFIGTALIIVFSLTGTTKLKVENSFINYFKKDTQIYKGMEVIDKKLGGTTPLDIILDFKVEKKAKKESSSDDFSFEDEFESTSNDAQYWFTEDKMALIMKVHNYLESLDSVGNVQSLATLLKIGKTLNKGEPLDGFKLALLYNKLPEKYKNLILSPYIDIKKNEARFSLRIIDSNPNLRRNDFLNKIKNDLKEMIPQSEASYKVTGIMVLYNNMLQSLFNSQIKTLGFVIAILFLMFIILFRSIKVALIAIITNIVPIGIVFGIMGWLGIPLDIMTITIAAISIGIGVDDTIHYIHRFKEEFKVDHDYIEAMKRSHASIGYAMYYTTLVVVLGFSILVLSNLIPTIYFGLLTVIVMIAMLCSALLLLPRLLIIFKPYRK
- a CDS encoding ABC transporter substrate-binding protein — translated: MIGNKFLILLFSLLILSKSLFAIEESKIKDVMQEKIDNVILILQQKDKTLKERTDKIFSIMDALFDYNVMSQIALGKDWNSLSSDEKAEFTKLFETKLKNSYIDKLDLYTNQKIQIDGIDKLNPKRIRLITYLIGKDEKYEIEYKFYKKSNDDWLIYDVNIIGVSIMQTYRQQFAGYLKNKSFKDLLLTLNTKTNN